acgCTATCAAAGGCAGGCATCTGACAGTGTgacagcgaggatgctagccCTCGTGAAATCTCATGTCAAAAATATAAGTCCAACTCATCACCCGCTATGAACTCGTTGtcaagtatttatttaattgtgtACATATATGTTTACTAACTCaaaatgatataattttttaatgggttTGAAATTTGTAAATGGGATCGAGCAATAATAAATACTATATATCTAACTTTGTTTTGTCTTATTAGCTCATCCatctattatattttataaatgtcCAATGGCACCTCTTTAAAATGTGCCAAAATGACATATCCGACCTCATTTTGTGTCTATGTATGTGTTGGGGTTCGGGTTCTatccatatttaaaaatgacataTACTCAGATTAAAAAAACGGGTCAAAGATTTGAATCCAATACAAATTTAACATTCCTTGCTGTGAAAGTGGCATATTCTGATcgtaaatcaaaatttaaaactatgtGCTTTCCGGAGAGAAATCTATGTTaacaagataaaaataaaattataaaagagtGAGGTTAGTGAAAGTTCAGAGAATAGCTTAAGAGAACATTTCAGATCGACAATATAGTGATTTCGGTTCATTTAGGCGTATGTTCACTGTTCTTTAGAGCAGACATCAAGCTGAAAATGGCCAATATGCAAAAGGGATACCACTAGATTTTACTAACATCACTTACAGGGAACCAAACTGGTGCCAAAATTTAGAACAACAACATAGTTTTTTCTATTAGAGTTCGTGAACAGATCAGAAACGCCTAGATAATAAGTCACGTGGTCACGGTTCGGTTCGAGAGGGGATGATCACACATATATATAGCAAATGCAGAAGAACGGGGTCTGTAACATGTcatgtatgaattatgatgTAGAATCGACATGTTTCCAGGAAAAGTGCaacagaagaaaagagagaagaacatCATGCCTTGAAAGATTGATGAACCAAGCAATTCGCTTGCCAGCTTCTACTCGACTCGACTCGACGACTAGTTGAACTAAGAGGGTGGCCTTTGAAATGATAGACTTATTCCACCATCCAACCCATTTGGCGGGCTCGTCGCTCCCACAATGACGTAAGCTTCCTTTCCTTGATCGTCAAAGCCTCGGCGCGTTCTCGGGCCTCTTCACAAGTTTCGGTTGCAGCAATGCACTTTTCAGCCTCCCTCTGATACTGAGAAGCTACCCTTTTCGCCTCGAATAACGTGATGTTCATATGGCGAGTATGTTCGCCAGAAACGGCTTCTTGAAGCTTCAATTCCTCTGTTAAAAGATCCACAAATTGTTTTTCCATCTCCTGCTTgagatctgggtcgttactcCCACAGTCTTTAATGTATAAAGAAGTGAGCATGTGCATTgaagaatgtcaaagaaaatataaagcaGATTGATGTGAAAGAGCATAAATAAGTAGCTGAAATCTCCCAATACTTACATATAGAAGTTTCAAACTTTCAAACCAAGAAATATGTAGCTAAAAGTTCCAAATCAAGAAGTGAAGAAAACACAGCCCATATAATCACGGTAGAAGACGGGGGAACGAGAGTTGAGTCGTCCGTGGacacaaaaaaatattggaagaAAGATATTAAGACGTATgatataacaactcaagcccaccgctagcaaatattgtttgttttagccccttacgtatcgctgtcagtctctcggttttaaaatgcgtctactagggagaggtttccacacccttataaggaatgttttgtctccctctccaaccgatgtgggatctcataatcaatCTCAGTGTGGGGCCtgcgttctcgctagcacaccgcctggtgactggctctgacacccttataaggaatgattcattcccctctccaatcgatgtaggatctcacaatccacccccatggggcctagtgtcctcgctggcacaccgtctggtgactggctctaacactcttataaggaatgatttgttcccttctccaaccgatgtgggatctcacaatccatccctttggGAGCTagtgttctcgctgacacGCCACCCAGTGACTGGCTctgacacccttataagaaatgtttcgttcctctctccaaccgatgtgggatttcacaatccacccctttaggggcccaacgtcctcactggcacactgtccggtgactgactctgacacccttataaggaatgatttgttcccttctccaaccgatgtgggatctcacaatccatccctttggGAGCTagtgttctcgctgacacGCCACCCAGTGACTGGCTctgacacccttataagaaatgtttcgttcctctctccaaccgatgtgggatttcacaatccacccctttaggggcccaacgtcctcactggcacactgtccggtgactgactctgacacccttataaggaatgatttgttcccttctctaaccgatgtgggatctcacaatccatccctttggGAGCTagtgttctcgctgacacGCCACCCAGTGACTGGCTAtgatacccttataaagaatgattccttctcctctccaaccgatatgggatctcacacataaTAATTACTGGCCATGCACACTTTATATCAAAGAACATCAAGAACTAGAAGAAAATGGTTGGCAGAATCCCTTCAATGAAGTGCAGAATGCAGAATTTTTTTACGAGTTTCGATCCATCGTAGTACAAAGCAGAACAAGAAAACGTCGGATCCGAAACAAACATAACcttaaacaatatcatatgtCATGGAAATGGATGATGGAAGAGAAATATGATGATAGTTGCATGTATTTCTCCAGAAAAATAGAGAGCACAAATAAGTTTAGTTCAGTAAACCATAACAGGCATTCAAAATGGTAGTAAAACAAGTAAAGAATCATGATTCATTGCCAAGTTGATTTGGAGGGATGAATTCTAACCTGTGACGGAGAGATTGGACAGACCTACAAAAGAAttatcaagaacaaaaaagacaGTGTTAGTGAGAGAAAGTAACAATGAATCTGGTAAGaacacaaatttaataaaaaagactGCATTTGGTAAAGAATGTTGGAGCAATTTATGTGCAGTCTATATACTATTTTTACATCCATGCTATGGTATCAAGCCCCACCCCAATACTCAACACAGAAACTTCACGACCACTCGTGCGCCAACAAGACCCTTAGGGAACTTGGACCAAATAACTGAAGAGCTTCTCGAGATCCGATAGCATGCAGCAACTAGTTGTAAGAAAGAGGGAGTTGCTAAGAAAGAGGGGGAGGAGAAAGATATATTGAAAGTGCGCAGTGAGGGGTGGTTACAAATTACTAGGTAGCCAGTCTTTACTTAACTCGGCCTAAGCAATGCCCACTCCCATGTCTTTCTTGGTTGGACCAAACCAACCGGCGATTTCTATCTTCCTGAATTGGGTCGCTCGAGGAGCCTGTCCATGCTTGCTTATCCATGCCAAACAAGATTCGCTTAATTGAATCGATTTCTATCTAGTGTGGATGGCTCGCAGGCCTATATTTCTTGGTTTCAATAGGACTCCTTACGAGCGTTGCCCAACAGATTGGTTGAGACTGTGGGTGTGAATGAGAATTCTTTCGGTGGTATTGACTGATGTTGGCGGTAGCACAAGGGAAGGGTATTGATGCAAAGATCATCAACTTGCTTGACGGGGCGGCATTACCATTTCATTAAATGATAAACAAGTTTTAGCCTATCTAGAATTGAAGCAAATAACAAGTGGATCAGAACCATGAATCTCCACaacgatatgatattgtccactttgagcataaactctcatggctttacttttgttttccccaaaagaccttgtaccaatagagatcgtgtttcttacttataaactcatgatcaaccccttaactAGTCGATGtaggactcctctcccaacaatcctcaaccgCATAAACAAGGACTCAAAGTGAAAAGTAAGAAGCAAATCCAAGTTCATAATTTCAGATCGAGTGCTACTTAAGATACTTGAgttaaaaacaacaaagaacaaaTTCAGGAAGTCCGAACGTTAGTAGTGTTACTCTGAAAGGCACCGGtgaagaaaagcacaaattcTTGAAAGTTTCCCAACAAAAACCAAGATTCTAAGTTGAGATCAGGCATAATCTAGCTCCATtaagtgttaggaatcacgaacctccacaatggtatgatattgcccacttcgagcataagctctcatggcttttcttttggtttccccaaaagtcCTCGTACCAAttgagatgtattccttacttacaAACCcgtgatcaaccccttaattagctgatgtggaactcctctcccaacaatcctcaacaatcctcccctcgaacaaagtaaaccatagagcctcccctgagtcCTATGGAGCCATCaaacagtctccccttaattgagactcgactcattctctagagccctcgaacaaagtacaccacttattcaacacttgagtcacttttgactacaccttcgaggcacacaacttctttatttgatatttgagaactctattgacatagctaagttaaagggcatgactctgatacaatattagaaatcacgatattgtccacttcgagcataagctctcatggctttgcttttggtttctcccaaaggcctcatatcaatggagatatattccttacttacaAACCcgtgatcaaccccttaattaaccgatgtgggactcctctctcaacaatcctcaacattaaGCCCAACAGTAGTAGGGAGTACAAATCCAAATCTAAGATGGGTCAAGTTTTCCACAGCCATATACAACAACACacaatcaaagaaagaaacagctCAGAATCCAAACCATCAATGGAAACATATATATCAAACAACCAAAATCCTTCAAATGGCCAAATGGGTATCTATGATTCTCACTAAATTTCACAACTAAGTGTTCAAAAACAGAAATCCAAAGCAACCCACAAGAGAAATCGTTTGCGTTTGCTGGAACTGAGAGACGAAGATTAGAAACAATACCAGGAGCAATCTTCAAAAGGGATAAGGGGGGCGGACAATCGCAGATGCAAGGAGCACAGGAGGTTTTGGAATCTCCCAATAGCAAAGCCTTCTTGAATCGCCAATACAAGGCCGGCCCACAAACAGCCAAAGCAGAAACTACGGCGAAAATCACGAGACAACACCTCAGGCAAGACCCAGATCGGCGTGACATTTCTCGCCCTGATCTACCCCCGCTTTGATTCTTTCGTGCTTTTCCTCTCTGTTTCCGCGTTGTTACCGAGAAAGCGATGAACTGAGATCTAATTGCAGCAGTGGAAGTTAGAAAGCAATGGAATGAATggatgaacaaaataaaacttcTGCTAAGATTTCTTCTGCAGGTGTCGGCGTATTGAATATTTAGTGGGCTATAATGTACTGTAACACCATAAAGATTTCTATAGagaggaataaaaaaaaaaaaatttaagtttttattttttcctccCGATTCAGTTGAATACAGTATCCAGTTTTGACCTgtgaattattatattatatattatcaaCTCGAACCACAAAGTATCgtcttttatatttgttctaagtgattaaagtttatttaaatCCTTAAACGTTCATGAAAGTAACAATtcaatctctaaattttagaagtaaaaaaaaaaaaaattcaagttcgagtttttattatttaacggCTAAACTCAGGACTAAATTACCATATAAacattgttaaattaaaattaatatcatcCTACACTACAAATTGTTATAAGTCAGTTGGGGTCGTCTTGATCGAAAATCGATATGGTGAGCTCCTGATACAGAGATATTTTGGTTGAGTCTTTACTTGAACGATTACAATATGGACAACCGGATGAATGTCTAATTTATCAGTTTAACGATAAATCGATACGGTGAGCTCCTGATACAGAGATATTTTGGTTGAGTCTTTACTTGAACGATTACAATATGGACAACCGGATGAATGTCTAATTTATCAGTTTAACGATAAATCGATACGGTGAGCTCCTGATACAGAGATATTTTGGTTGAGTCTTTACTTGAACGATTACAATATGGACAACCGGATGAATGTCTAATTTATCAGTTTAACGATAAATCGATACGGTGAGCTCCTGATACAGAGATATTTTGGTTGAGTCTTTACTTGAACGATTACAATATGGACAACCGGATGAATGTCTAATTTATCAGTTTAACGATGGCAACTATACTGATTGAAATACTAGTCAGCATAATGAGAGGAGTTGAATTTATCCTCACTTAGATCAATGAtcaaaaaatagaagaattcTGTCAAATAAGGCATTCTTATACCAACTTAAAAATGGAAACATTTGAGGATAACGAGTTGATAGGCAAGACAACATTGAGAGAACATTCATCTTGCAAACTATAccgattttttttataactactagtcgatattgtccactttgactcattgtgtatcgtcatcaacctcacgattttaaaaagcgtctattaaggagagatttctacacttttataaaaagaattataattggattggatttcaatatttaataagagtggttttagttgaaaaaaaaattatgactATTTGATTCTAAAAATGTCACGACACGAC
The nucleotide sequence above comes from Cucurbita pepo subsp. pepo cultivar mu-cu-16 chromosome LG11, ASM280686v2, whole genome shotgun sequence. Encoded proteins:
- the LOC111806024 gene encoding uncharacterized protein LOC111806024: MSRRSGSCLRCCLVIFAVVSALAVCGPALYWRFKKALLLGDSKTSCAPCICDCPPPLSLLKIAPGLSNLSVTDCGSNDPDLKQEMEKQFVDLLTEELKLQEAVSGEHTRHMNITLFEAKRVASQYQREAEKCIAATETCEEARERAEALTIKERKLTSLWERRARQMGWMVE